The following proteins are encoded in a genomic region of Streptomyces lunaelactis:
- a CDS encoding DUF1772 domain-containing protein, with the protein MIAYLVPLVVLLNGLAAGVLLGTQLGGWPLLAALPADRYVHAHSFFATRYDPAMPVCLLGTLAGDVVLAVIAPGQAVRALFIIGAALSVATVTISITKNVPVNKWVQTLDPENLPEDFEENDPRRHWGAWNQRRSVLTVLALFVNCLALALLL; encoded by the coding sequence GTGATCGCCTATCTGGTCCCGCTGGTCGTCCTGCTCAACGGGCTGGCCGCCGGCGTGCTCCTCGGCACCCAGCTCGGCGGCTGGCCACTGCTCGCCGCTCTGCCCGCCGACCGCTATGTGCACGCGCACTCCTTCTTCGCCACGCGCTACGACCCGGCGATGCCGGTGTGCCTGCTCGGGACACTGGCCGGCGATGTCGTACTGGCCGTGATCGCGCCGGGCCAGGCGGTCCGCGCCCTGTTCATCATCGGCGCCGCGCTCTCGGTCGCCACCGTCACCATCTCGATCACCAAGAACGTCCCGGTCAACAAGTGGGTGCAGACCCTCGATCCGGAGAACCTGCCGGAGGACTTCGAGGAGAACGACCCGCGCCGGCACTGGGGCGCCTGGAACCAGCGGCGCAGCGTCCTGACCGTGCTCGCCCTGTTCGTCAACTGCCTCGCCCTCGCCCTGCTGCTCTGA
- a CDS encoding SDR family NAD(P)-dependent oxidoreductase — translation MSAEDAVTSGLAGKRVLITGGTRGIGRAAALAFARAGAQVVAGHSKDGEAAESLARELGELGEGHLTVRADVTTPDGARRLAEVCEEQLGGLEVLVNNVGIDGHAKFGDLEPAEWQRLFDHNVTSAYLVTQAVLDLLSEGASVVNIGSSVALRGRPFSAHYSASKAALVGLGRALCKELGPRGIRVNTVAPGVTESEAGGDLPPQLRERIASMTALGRLGRPEDVAGAVLFLAGDASRYVSGATITVDGGI, via the coding sequence ATGAGCGCGGAAGATGCCGTCACCTCGGGACTGGCCGGAAAGCGAGTGCTCATCACCGGAGGCACCCGAGGCATCGGACGGGCGGCGGCGCTTGCCTTCGCCCGTGCCGGGGCGCAGGTGGTGGCGGGACACAGCAAGGACGGCGAGGCCGCCGAATCGCTCGCGCGGGAACTGGGCGAGCTCGGCGAGGGCCATCTGACCGTACGCGCCGATGTCACCACCCCGGACGGAGCCAGACGGCTCGCCGAGGTCTGCGAGGAACAGCTCGGCGGGCTCGAGGTGCTGGTGAACAACGTCGGCATCGACGGCCACGCCAAGTTCGGCGATCTCGAACCGGCCGAGTGGCAGCGGCTGTTCGACCACAATGTCACCTCCGCCTATCTGGTCACCCAGGCCGTCCTGGACCTGCTCTCCGAGGGCGCGTCCGTCGTCAACATCGGTTCGTCGGTCGCTCTGCGCGGCCGCCCCTTCAGCGCCCACTACTCCGCGTCCAAGGCGGCTCTCGTCGGCCTCGGGCGGGCGCTGTGCAAGGAGCTCGGGCCGCGCGGCATTCGCGTCAACACCGTGGCCCCGGGCGTCACCGAGAGTGAGGCCGGTGGGGATCTGCCCCCGCAGCTGCGGGAGCGGATCGCCTCGATGACCGCCCTGGGCCGGCTCGGCCGGCCCGAGGACGTCGCCGGGGCCGTGCTCTTCCTGGCGGGGGACGCGTCCCGCTATGTCTCCGGTGCCACGATCACCGTCGATGGAGGAATCTGA
- a CDS encoding SRPBCC family protein, giving the protein MAGHTDNSIVIDAPMDLVWDMTNDLKSWPQLFSEYASVEVLEEEGKEITFRLTMHPDDDGNVWSWVSLRIPDPETRTVHAYRVETGPFEFMRLYWEYTQQDDGVRMRWVQDFHMKPEAPASDAGMTEHLNRNTGIQMDLIKRKVEAAATRRTTAGQE; this is encoded by the coding sequence ATGGCGGGACACACCGACAACAGCATCGTGATCGACGCGCCGATGGACCTGGTCTGGGACATGACCAATGACCTGAAGTCCTGGCCGCAGCTCTTCAGCGAGTACGCCTCCGTCGAGGTGCTCGAGGAGGAGGGCAAGGAGATCACCTTCCGGCTGACGATGCACCCGGACGACGACGGCAATGTCTGGAGCTGGGTATCCCTGCGGATCCCCGACCCGGAGACCAGGACCGTCCACGCCTACCGTGTCGAGACCGGACCGTTCGAATTCATGCGCCTGTACTGGGAGTACACCCAGCAGGACGACGGCGTACGGATGCGCTGGGTGCAGGACTTCCACATGAAGCCCGAGGCCCCGGCCAGCGACGCGGGCATGACCGAGCACCTCAACCGCAACACCGGCATCCAGATGGACCTGATCAAGCGGAAGGTCGAAGCCGCGGCCACCCGCCGGACCACGGCAGGCCAGGAGTAG
- a CDS encoding anthrone oxygenase family protein: MTEVLGIAVLLGSGVTAGVLFAVALSVLPALFAMETGTYVYAHKLLGRNWDPTMPVVVLTSTLLAAVLALTADDSTARALFGAAAILLLGVSAVSHLCNVPINRRVKAVDNPDELPADWEDPRPLWRRWHLLRTLLSVIALALNAAAVTVI; the protein is encoded by the coding sequence ATGACCGAGGTGCTGGGGATAGCCGTTCTCCTCGGCAGCGGTGTCACCGCGGGGGTGCTCTTCGCCGTCGCGCTGAGCGTGCTTCCCGCGCTCTTCGCCATGGAGACGGGCACCTACGTGTACGCGCACAAACTGCTGGGCCGCAACTGGGACCCGACCATGCCGGTCGTCGTCCTCACCTCCACGCTGCTCGCGGCGGTGCTCGCCCTGACCGCCGACGACAGCACGGCCCGCGCACTGTTCGGCGCCGCCGCCATACTGCTGCTGGGCGTTTCCGCCGTGTCCCATCTGTGCAATGTGCCGATCAACCGCAGGGTCAAGGCCGTCGACAACCCGGACGAGCTGCCCGCCGACTGGGAGGACCCGCGGCCGCTGTGGCGCCGCTGGCATCTCCTGCGGACTCTGCTCTCCGTCATCGCTCTGGCGCTCAACGCCGCGGCGGTCACCGTCATCTGA
- a CDS encoding TcmI family type II polyketide cyclase yields the protein MAHRTLIVARMEPGKTGDIAKIFEESDSSELPHMIGVARRSLFTFHDLYFHLVEADEDISPRLYQARSHPLYDDINTRLAECVSPYDPNWREPKDAMAQSFYVWTKEGGRIQ from the coding sequence GTGGCACACCGGACGCTCATAGTGGCTCGGATGGAGCCGGGCAAGACCGGCGACATCGCCAAGATCTTCGAGGAGTCGGACTCGAGCGAGCTGCCCCACATGATCGGTGTGGCGAGGCGGTCCCTGTTCACCTTCCACGACCTGTACTTCCATCTCGTCGAGGCCGACGAGGACATCAGTCCGCGTCTCTACCAGGCCCGCAGCCACCCGCTCTACGACGACATCAACACCCGGCTCGCCGAGTGCGTCTCGCCGTACGACCCGAACTGGCGAGAGCCCAAGGACGCGATGGCGCAGTCTTTCTATGTCTGGACCAAAGAGGGAGGAAGGATCCAGTGA
- a CDS encoding SchA/CurD-like domain-containing protein, with translation MPYAAITYRVKPGHEDEIAEIFAHFNRVDTPDYAGDDGAAAGRLLGTGVFIKDDVMVRVIHYDGDFAAIGRHMATQKGVHILEEKLQPYLAEERDTSSPAGFAAYFRNATMRSIAQLTVDTHPAQA, from the coding sequence ATGCCGTACGCAGCGATCACCTACCGGGTCAAGCCCGGGCACGAGGACGAGATCGCCGAGATCTTCGCCCACTTCAACCGGGTCGACACCCCCGACTACGCGGGCGACGACGGCGCGGCCGCCGGACGGCTCCTGGGCACCGGGGTGTTCATCAAGGACGACGTGATGGTGCGCGTCATCCACTACGACGGCGACTTCGCCGCCATCGGCCGCCACATGGCCACCCAGAAGGGCGTGCACATCCTGGAGGAGAAGCTCCAGCCCTATCTGGCCGAGGAGCGGGACACCTCGTCGCCGGCCGGCTTCGCCGCGTACTTCCGCAACGCGACGATGCGCTCCATCGCCCAGCTCACCGTCGACACCCACCCGGCACAGGCCTGA
- a CDS encoding beta-ketoacyl-[acyl-carrier-protein] synthase family protein has protein sequence MTRTAVITGIGVVAPGGVGREAFWDLISSGRTATRRITLFDPSAFRSQVAAEADFDPVAAGLNPRQVRRMDRAAQFAVVSAREAVEDSGLDFANTPPERIGVSIGSAVGCTMGLEEEYVLLSDAGRHWLVDHTYGVPHLYGYMVPSTLAVEVAWEVGAEGPVALISTGCTSGLDSIGHGAQLIEEGTADVVLTGATDAPLSPITAACFDAIKATSPNNGDPEHASRPFDQDRDGFVLAEGSAVLVLEEKEAAQRRGAHIYGELVGFAGRSNAFHMTGLKANGREMAEAIKVALDRAHLAPTSVDYINAHGSGTKQNDRHETAAFKRTLGGHAYKVPVSSIKSMVGHSLGAIGSIEVAACALALDRQVVPPTANLRTSDPECDLDYVPLTAREHRMDVVLSVGSGFGGFQSAMVLARPGVARNGRS, from the coding sequence GTGACCCGTACCGCGGTCATCACCGGCATCGGTGTGGTGGCCCCGGGCGGGGTCGGCAGGGAGGCCTTCTGGGACCTGATCTCCTCGGGGCGCACCGCGACCCGCCGGATCACGCTCTTCGATCCCAGCGCCTTCCGTTCGCAGGTGGCCGCCGAGGCCGACTTCGACCCGGTGGCCGCCGGGCTGAATCCGCGTCAGGTCCGCCGTATGGACCGCGCGGCACAGTTCGCGGTGGTCAGCGCACGTGAGGCCGTCGAGGACAGCGGACTCGACTTCGCGAACACCCCGCCCGAGCGCATCGGCGTGAGCATCGGCAGCGCCGTCGGCTGCACCATGGGCCTGGAGGAGGAGTACGTCCTCCTCAGCGACGCCGGCAGGCACTGGCTGGTGGACCACACCTATGGAGTGCCGCATCTGTACGGCTACATGGTGCCCAGCACCCTGGCCGTCGAGGTCGCCTGGGAAGTGGGCGCGGAAGGCCCCGTCGCCCTGATCTCCACCGGCTGCACCTCCGGGCTCGACTCCATCGGGCACGGCGCGCAGCTCATCGAGGAGGGCACCGCCGACGTCGTGCTGACCGGCGCGACCGACGCCCCGCTCTCCCCGATCACCGCGGCCTGCTTCGACGCGATCAAGGCCACCTCGCCCAACAACGGCGATCCCGAGCACGCCTCCCGCCCCTTCGACCAGGACCGCGACGGCTTCGTCCTCGCGGAGGGCTCCGCGGTCCTCGTACTGGAGGAGAAGGAAGCGGCCCAGCGCCGCGGCGCCCATATATACGGCGAGCTCGTCGGCTTCGCGGGACGCAGCAACGCCTTCCATATGACGGGCCTCAAAGCCAATGGCCGCGAGATGGCCGAGGCGATCAAGGTGGCCCTGGACCGGGCGCACCTCGCCCCGACGTCCGTGGACTACATCAACGCGCACGGCTCGGGCACCAAGCAGAACGACCGGCACGAGACCGCCGCCTTCAAGCGCACGCTCGGCGGCCACGCGTACAAGGTCCCGGTGAGCTCCATCAAGTCGATGGTCGGCCACTCGCTGGGCGCCATCGGCTCCATCGAGGTGGCGGCCTGCGCTCTGGCGCTGGACCGCCAGGTGGTGCCGCCCACCGCCAATCTGCGCACCTCCGACCCCGAGTGCGATCTCGACTATGTGCCGCTGACCGCGCGCGAGCACCGGATGGATGTGGTGCTCAGCGTCGGCAGCGGCTTCGGCGGCTTCCAGAGCGCAATGGTGCTGGCCCGCCCGGGCGTGGCCAGGAACGGGAGGAGCTGA
- a CDS encoding ketosynthase chain-length factor has protein sequence MSTTAAQAPIVTGLGVVAPTGLSAEAHWAAVLAGKPAIGRISRFDPSTYPVRLAGEVPSFVTKEQVPSRLIQQTDRWTHLGLSAAEAAIADAEVNTAELPEYELAVVTSSSSGGTEFGQHEMENLYQHNPEWVGAYQSIAWFYAATTGQVSIRHGLRGPCGVICCEQAGGLDAIGQARRLIRTGSRLVVTGGTDASLCPYGLTAQLSTGNLSTVQDPARAYLPFDTEASGYLPGEGGAMIIVESAAAAEARGAQKNYGRVLGYAAGFDPPPGSERPPSLRRTIAAALADAQLEPGAVDVVFADALGVPAEDQAEAEALAEVFGPRGVPVTAPKTLTGRLYGGGAALDVATALLSLRDQVIPHTVGPSAPAPGQDIDLVLGEPRRQELHTALVVARGHGGFNAALVLGRAG, from the coding sequence GTGAGTACCACCGCTGCACAGGCCCCGATCGTGACCGGCCTCGGTGTCGTCGCGCCGACCGGGCTCAGCGCCGAGGCCCACTGGGCCGCCGTCCTCGCCGGGAAGCCGGCGATCGGACGCATCAGCCGCTTCGACCCCTCCACGTATCCGGTACGGCTGGCGGGCGAGGTGCCGAGCTTCGTCACCAAGGAGCAGGTGCCCAGCCGGCTGATCCAGCAGACCGACCGCTGGACCCATCTGGGTCTGTCCGCGGCCGAGGCGGCCATCGCCGACGCCGAGGTCAACACGGCCGAACTGCCCGAGTACGAACTGGCCGTGGTGACCTCCAGCTCCTCCGGCGGCACCGAGTTCGGCCAGCACGAGATGGAGAACCTCTACCAGCACAACCCCGAGTGGGTCGGCGCCTACCAGTCCATCGCCTGGTTCTACGCCGCGACCACCGGCCAGGTCTCCATCCGGCACGGGCTGCGCGGCCCCTGCGGAGTGATCTGCTGCGAGCAGGCCGGCGGCCTCGACGCCATCGGCCAGGCCAGGCGGCTGATCCGTACCGGATCCCGGCTCGTCGTCACCGGCGGGACGGACGCATCGCTGTGCCCGTACGGACTGACCGCGCAGCTGTCCACGGGCAATCTGTCCACCGTCCAGGACCCGGCCCGCGCCTATCTGCCCTTCGACACCGAGGCGTCGGGCTATCTGCCCGGCGAGGGCGGCGCGATGATCATCGTGGAGAGCGCCGCGGCCGCCGAGGCCCGCGGCGCGCAGAAGAACTACGGCCGGGTGCTCGGCTATGCGGCGGGCTTCGACCCGCCGCCGGGCTCCGAGCGCCCGCCGTCGCTGCGCCGCACCATCGCGGCCGCGCTCGCCGACGCCCAGCTCGAACCGGGCGCCGTGGACGTGGTGTTCGCCGACGCCCTCGGCGTACCGGCGGAGGATCAGGCCGAGGCCGAGGCGCTCGCCGAGGTCTTCGGCCCGCGGGGCGTGCCCGTCACGGCGCCCAAGACGCTGACCGGCCGGCTGTACGGCGGCGGCGCCGCCCTCGACGTCGCCACCGCGCTGCTCTCGCTGCGCGACCAGGTGATCCCGCACACCGTGGGACCCTCCGCACCCGCCCCGGGACAGGACATCGACCTGGTGCTGGGCGAACCGCGCCGCCAGGAACTGCACACCGCGCTCGTCGTCGCCCGAGGGCACGGCGGCTTCAACGCCGCGCTCGTCCTGGGGCGGGCCGGCTGA
- a CDS encoding beta-ketoacyl synthase N-terminal-like domain-containing protein produces MARRSVPDTVITGLGLITAYGWGTDAYWSGLLSGSRALRPHADLAAAGFDRTVTAALDDAHLAVTAHDAHRLHSRRSRLARAATAQALREASLTGLGPGTLVVAVGQTPLADEADDSREGTTTRWGREEFAGPSPADLPGVSPRAETVYLSQACASVSFALDYVRTWLRSGCGTTALVVGTCVLNAYEYAGMAITGALSPTGARPFDTARDGTSLGEGAGAILLETAAAAEQRGITPQAVLAGAAARVNGRSPAASDEAAITDCVLAALEDAGLERVGYIHAHATGTVQGDTVELAALGAVGAPRGWVAVPVSGHKGGIGHLMHASSAPGIAAALGFLRTGTAPGTPGLDSPEAAGRAIDVLTAPRRLPGAPRSCLVNSFGFAGNNSSLVLTSPDGSTR; encoded by the coding sequence ATGGCCCGACGATCCGTACCTGACACGGTCATTACGGGCCTGGGCCTGATCACCGCCTACGGGTGGGGCACGGACGCCTACTGGAGCGGCCTGCTGTCCGGCTCCCGGGCCCTGCGCCCGCACGCGGACCTGGCCGCCGCGGGCTTCGACCGCACGGTGACCGCGGCGCTCGACGACGCGCACCTGGCGGTCACCGCCCACGACGCGCACCGGCTCCACTCGCGGCGCAGCCGGCTCGCCCGCGCAGCCACCGCGCAGGCACTCCGCGAGGCCTCCCTCACCGGACTCGGTCCCGGCACCCTCGTGGTGGCAGTCGGTCAGACACCACTGGCCGACGAGGCCGACGACTCCCGCGAAGGCACCACCACCCGCTGGGGACGCGAGGAGTTCGCCGGACCCTCGCCCGCCGATCTGCCCGGCGTCTCCCCGCGCGCCGAGACCGTCTACCTCTCCCAGGCCTGCGCCTCCGTCTCCTTCGCCCTCGACTACGTGCGCACCTGGCTGCGCTCCGGCTGCGGCACCACCGCCCTCGTCGTCGGCACCTGTGTACTCAACGCCTACGAATACGCGGGCATGGCCATCACCGGCGCTCTCAGTCCCACCGGCGCCCGCCCCTTCGACACCGCACGCGACGGCACCAGCCTCGGCGAGGGCGCGGGAGCGATCCTGCTGGAGACCGCGGCGGCCGCCGAACAGCGTGGCATCACCCCCCAGGCCGTCCTCGCCGGCGCGGCCGCCCGCGTGAACGGCCGCAGCCCCGCCGCTTCGGACGAAGCGGCCATCACCGACTGCGTCCTCGCCGCCCTCGAGGACGCCGGACTCGAACGCGTCGGCTACATCCACGCCCACGCCACCGGCACCGTCCAGGGCGACACCGTGGAACTCGCCGCCCTCGGAGCCGTGGGCGCGCCGCGCGGCTGGGTCGCCGTCCCTGTCAGCGGCCACAAGGGCGGCATCGGCCACCTCATGCACGCCTCCTCCGCGCCCGGAATCGCCGCCGCCCTCGGCTTCCTGCGTACCGGCACGGCCCCCGGCACCCCCGGCCTCGACTCCCCGGAGGCGGCCGGGCGGGCGATCGACGTGCTCACCGCGCCGAGGCGGCTGCCCGGCGCACCCCGCAGTTGCCTCGTCAACAGCTTCGGCTTCGCCGGAAACAACTCCTCCCTCGTCCTGACCTCACCGGATGGGAGCACCCGATGA
- a CDS encoding GNAT family N-acetyltransferase, giving the protein MIRTMRARADYGWRHSAEPAVAQLRRLYEGELRAALPRRSVHTHGADGGPSASYTGPYEIGKGLLAQIECHSGSPGSPSAAGPELVMVAASARRLAALPRERSLILPARVHQIVPIRGDLATVLAGRSRRNLDRFRRNQRVDGWSWEHAGSDEDLDFFRRRMLLPTVRDRYGPYAVSEDPTVMRECLLRQGHLFFVRAGGPAGERIAGALCRWDARRRTLRFRLTGVLDADPALRRAGALIAAEYFVFEWAWRHGVAAVDLSGGAPFLARPIVQYKMRLNAVTVPAPTPVRHLGTWLHVARDSAGVRDFLAANPLLATAPGGGLEAVYFHDRTRQVRDDVAWRSPGVDGPRTVDLDEFLAPAGRLDGGSSSAPALPVTVLKGPPTAGLPSTFHEGGRRWHTGRS; this is encoded by the coding sequence ATGATCCGTACGATGCGCGCCCGGGCCGACTACGGCTGGCGGCACAGCGCCGAGCCCGCCGTCGCCCAGCTGCGCCGGCTCTACGAAGGCGAGTTACGCGCAGCGCTGCCCCGCCGGTCCGTGCACACCCACGGCGCGGACGGCGGCCCGAGCGCCTCCTACACCGGCCCGTACGAGATCGGCAAAGGGCTGCTCGCCCAGATCGAGTGCCACAGCGGCAGCCCGGGCTCCCCGTCCGCCGCAGGACCCGAACTGGTCATGGTCGCCGCATCGGCCCGCCGCCTCGCCGCACTGCCCCGCGAGCGCTCGCTGATACTCCCCGCCCGGGTCCACCAGATCGTGCCGATACGCGGCGACCTGGCAACCGTGCTGGCCGGCCGCAGCCGCCGCAATCTGGACCGGTTCCGGCGCAACCAGCGTGTGGACGGCTGGAGTTGGGAGCACGCCGGGAGCGACGAGGACCTCGACTTCTTCCGCCGGCGGATGCTGCTGCCGACCGTGCGCGACCGCTACGGTCCGTACGCCGTCAGCGAGGACCCCACCGTGATGCGGGAGTGCCTGCTGCGCCAGGGCCATCTCTTCTTCGTACGGGCCGGGGGCCCTGCCGGCGAGCGCATCGCCGGAGCACTGTGCCGCTGGGACGCCCGGCGGCGCACCCTGCGCTTCCGGCTCACCGGAGTGCTCGACGCCGACCCCGCGCTGCGCAGGGCGGGAGCCCTCATCGCCGCCGAGTACTTCGTCTTCGAGTGGGCGTGGCGGCACGGCGTCGCCGCTGTCGATCTGTCCGGCGGCGCACCCTTCCTGGCCCGCCCCATCGTCCAGTACAAGATGCGGCTGAACGCCGTGACCGTGCCCGCTCCCACTCCCGTACGGCATCTGGGCACCTGGTTGCATGTTGCGAGGGACTCTGCCGGGGTACGCGACTTCCTGGCAGCCAACCCGCTGCTCGCCACCGCGCCGGGGGGCGGACTCGAAGCGGTCTACTTCCACGACCGGACGCGTCAGGTCCGGGACGATGTGGCGTGGCGCAGCCCGGGGGTCGACGGCCCCCGCACGGTGGACCTCGATGAATTCCTCGCCCCGGCAGGCAGGTTGGACGGCGGGTCGAGCAGTGCTCCAGCGCTGCCTGTCACGGTTCTGAAAGGCCCGCCAACCGCAGGTCTTCCCAGTACATTCCACGAAGGAGGCCGACGGTGGCACACCGGACGCTCATAG
- a CDS encoding acyl carrier protein produces the protein MSEFTLAELAGKLRECAGESEGIDLDSNAVLDVPFIDLGYDSLALLQVTGVIKREHGVELSDDAVVEAETPRILLKMINASLPEAA, from the coding sequence GTGAGCGAGTTCACACTGGCGGAGCTTGCCGGCAAGCTCCGCGAATGCGCCGGCGAGTCCGAGGGCATCGACCTCGACAGCAACGCGGTGCTGGACGTTCCCTTCATCGACCTCGGCTACGACTCCCTCGCGCTGCTCCAGGTGACCGGAGTCATCAAGCGCGAGCATGGCGTCGAACTCTCCGACGACGCCGTGGTGGAGGCCGAGACGCCGCGCATTCTGCTCAAGATGATCAACGCAAGTCTCCCCGAGGCGGCATGA
- a CDS encoding cupin domain-containing protein — protein sequence MTTEITRTVRVHADDVEANTRRGGDIRTTLSPRTVGCTSGFGGVLTLEPGDFVTEHYHPYSEEFLHVVSGRLEMTMDGQPITLGPGDSLLVPIGVRHRLVNTGTETATGAFHLSPLAPRPELGHVDTEKVQRPEESNPQVGGAQ from the coding sequence GTGACCACCGAGATCACGCGCACCGTGCGGGTGCACGCTGACGACGTCGAGGCCAACACCCGGCGCGGCGGCGACATCCGGACGACGCTCAGCCCCAGGACAGTGGGGTGCACTTCCGGTTTCGGCGGAGTGCTGACCCTGGAGCCCGGGGACTTCGTAACCGAGCACTACCACCCGTATTCGGAGGAATTCCTCCATGTCGTCTCCGGCCGGCTGGAGATGACGATGGACGGGCAGCCGATCACGCTGGGGCCCGGCGACTCGCTGCTGGTGCCGATCGGTGTACGCCACCGGCTGGTCAACACGGGCACCGAGACGGCCACTGGGGCCTTCCATCTCTCACCGCTGGCGCCCCGCCCCGAGCTGGGGCATGTGGACACCGAGAAGGTCCAGCGGCCCGAGGAGTCCAACCCCCAGGTGGGCGGTGCCCAGTGA
- a CDS encoding multicopper oxidase family protein: MLNRRSLLKAGTAAGVLAAVPAGLVIAAQPRQATEPTRPFTVPLRVPRPLRPVRLADHDLYRLTTREADVAILPGTTSRVRTFNGALSPLIVARRGRPVVIEQANALDVPFSMHLHGGHVPAHSDGHPDNEVAPGRSRLFHYPNTQLASTMWVHDHSHHAHAENIYRGAAATYVLTDPAEDRLPLPKGQYDVTLQLRDAKIEENGTLVYDLHGFQDRPTFLVNGSPRPYFEVAARKYRFRLVNTSNERAFVLRLGEGEEFTHIATDGGLLPAPVPSRILQVWPAERQEIVVDFSKYPVGSKVVLQTMMTFPGEAPEVLRFDVVRSAADPSSVPGRLRPAPDLGTPTVERQFAMSFDPASQQHLINGRPFDVNRVDFRPRLGTTESWTIENKDTAFTIPHSMHPHLEHFRVVERNGKPAGPSEAGLKDTVTVMPGESARILIRFTDYTGMFMFHCHLMGHLTMGMMGQMEMVR; encoded by the coding sequence GTGCTGAACCGCAGAAGTCTACTCAAGGCGGGCACGGCGGCCGGTGTTCTGGCCGCCGTGCCCGCTGGTCTGGTCATCGCGGCCCAGCCCAGACAGGCCACCGAGCCCACCAGGCCGTTCACCGTGCCGCTGAGGGTGCCGCGGCCGCTGCGGCCGGTCCGGCTGGCCGACCACGACCTCTACCGGCTGACGACACGGGAAGCGGATGTGGCCATCCTGCCCGGGACGACGTCCCGGGTCCGTACGTTCAACGGGGCGCTGAGCCCGCTGATCGTGGCGCGGCGCGGCCGTCCGGTGGTCATCGAGCAGGCCAACGCGCTGGACGTGCCGTTCTCGATGCATCTGCACGGCGGGCATGTCCCGGCGCACTCCGACGGGCACCCCGACAACGAGGTGGCGCCCGGCCGGAGCAGGCTGTTCCACTACCCCAACACCCAGCTCGCGTCGACGATGTGGGTGCACGACCACTCGCACCACGCGCACGCCGAGAACATCTACCGCGGAGCGGCCGCCACCTATGTGCTGACCGACCCGGCCGAGGACCGGCTGCCGCTTCCCAAGGGCCAGTACGACGTCACGCTGCAGCTGCGCGACGCCAAGATCGAGGAGAACGGCACGCTCGTCTACGACCTGCACGGGTTCCAGGACCGGCCGACGTTCCTGGTGAACGGCTCCCCCAGGCCGTACTTCGAGGTGGCCGCCCGCAAGTACCGCTTCCGGCTGGTCAACACCTCCAACGAGCGGGCCTTCGTACTGCGGCTGGGCGAGGGTGAGGAGTTCACCCACATCGCCACCGACGGCGGGCTGCTGCCCGCACCGGTGCCGAGCCGGATCCTGCAGGTGTGGCCGGCCGAACGGCAGGAGATCGTCGTCGACTTCTCCAAGTACCCGGTGGGCTCGAAGGTCGTCCTGCAGACGATGATGACATTCCCCGGCGAGGCACCCGAGGTACTGCGCTTCGACGTGGTGCGCAGCGCCGCGGATCCCAGCAGCGTGCCCGGCCGGCTGCGGCCGGCACCGGACCTCGGTACGCCGACGGTGGAGCGGCAGTTCGCGATGTCGTTCGACCCGGCGAGCCAGCAGCATCTGATCAACGGCCGGCCCTTCGACGTCAACCGCGTCGACTTCCGGCCCAGGCTCGGCACCACGGAGAGCTGGACGATCGAGAACAAGGACACGGCGTTCACCATCCCGCACTCGATGCACCCGCATCTGGAGCACTTCCGGGTCGTCGAGCGCAACGGGAAGCCGGCCGGGCCGAGCGAGGCGGGGCTGAAGGACACCGTCACGGTGATGCCCGGCGAGAGCGCCCGGATACTGATCAGGTTCACGGACTACACCGGGATGTTCATGTTCCACTGCCATCTGATGGGCCATCTGACGATGGGCATGATGGGCCAGATGGAGATGGTGCGCTGA
- a CDS encoding SchA/CurD-like domain-containing protein — translation MPFAAITYDIKAGYEKEITEIFTGFRRVGSPVVKGDGGEETARILATAVFIRDDTMVRVIEYQGDLKAIARHMAVQPGVREVEERLAPYLTRPRATDTVEGFIATFERSLLTCMAQMSVRDATAQSTN, via the coding sequence ATGCCTTTCGCCGCCATCACCTACGACATCAAGGCCGGCTACGAGAAGGAGATCACCGAGATCTTCACCGGCTTCCGCAGGGTGGGCTCCCCCGTCGTCAAGGGCGATGGGGGCGAGGAGACCGCGCGCATTCTGGCCACCGCCGTCTTCATCCGCGACGACACGATGGTCCGGGTCATCGAGTACCAGGGGGACCTGAAGGCCATCGCCCGGCACATGGCGGTGCAGCCGGGCGTGCGCGAGGTCGAGGAGCGGCTCGCCCCCTATCTGACCAGGCCCCGCGCGACGGACACCGTCGAGGGGTTCATCGCCACGTTCGAGCGGAGCCTGCTCACCTGCATGGCGCAGATGTCCGTGCGCGACGCGACCGCGCAGTCCACGAACTGA